One Trichormus variabilis 0441 genomic window, TCCATTCATTCAACTGATTAATTACTGAAGCGATGGGATCAGTAATTTCTCTTTCTAAACCAAACCCAAACAACCCATCAACCAAAAAATCACAATCTGGTAATTGCTCAATTTCTTGATAACAAGGTATACCTAAACTCTGAGCGTATTGTAAATGTTGTGATGTTAACTCCTTCAGCTTATCAAAAGGCAAATAAATCCAAACATCATAACCCCTAAAATGCAGTTCCCTTGCCACAACCAACCCATCACCGCCGTTATGTCCTGGCCCTGTGAGGATTCCTACATGATTAGATGGTTCCCAAATCTCTTGAATGCGTTTGGCAATTAATCCCGCTACTTTTTCCATCAAAGCAGATACAGGCATTCCGGCTGCAAATATACGCGCTTCTATATCTCGCATTTGTGCAGCAGTAACTACAACTTGGGAAATGTGTTTGTTTCTATTGAGCATTTCACCCTGCTATTCATTATTTGACCTGTTTTTCGACAGTTGCAATAGCCCCAGCTTGCCAAAATTGATCGCTTCCACCAATAAGAATACAAATAATTTAGTAGGGGCGCACAAATAACTGTACGCCCCCACTAAAAATCTATCTATATCAGCCAGCCGACTTTAAACTAAAAACGGCCGTGCTAAGAAAAAGCTAGTAATTGACTTCGCGTCTATGGGTTCCCCGTCCAGAATGGCTCTTTCCAGTTCTTCTGGTGTTAACAGTACAGTCTCAATATCTTCGTCATCATCTTGTTTTGGCGGTGTATCGAGCTTTTCCAAATCTCGTGCCAGGAAAGCGTAGATAATTTCGTCGGAATAGCCGGGTGCGAGGAAAAATTCGCCTAATTTATCCCACTTTTGGGCGCTATAACCAGTCTCTTCTTCTATTTCGCGCTTGACTGTTGTTAAGGGATCTTCTGTCGTTTCTAAAGTTCCTGCGGGAAATTCGAGTATCCGTCCTTGCACAGCAAAACGATATTGGCGGACGAGTACAAGTTTACCTTCTGGCGTTACAGGCACAGCTAAAGCGCCGCCGGGGTGACGAATGCACTCCCATTCTCCTTCAGCTTTGTTAGGTAAACGCAAGCGATTAACTTCAAAATCAAACTTGCGCCCTTTATAGAACAAGCGCTGTTTTAATAGCTGTGGTAATTCTCTACCTAATGGCATAATTTAAGCTTGTTTTGTCTTAAATAGCACAGATAAACACTGGAATTGATTGTTCTATCAGCGTTTTCTGCTCTGGGTAATGATTTTAACTGCCCTTTAACAAATGTACATCAGAACAGTCTACCTTTTTTACCAGCTCTCTAATTACATATCCGGAAATTGGTTCTAACCAGTCGGGCGCAATCTCCGCTAGAGGTACTAAAACAAAGGCTCGCTCTTGCATTCGCGGATGGGGTATTTGGAGAGTTGGTGTATCAATAATTAAGTCATCATACAATAACAAATCCAAGTCTAGCGATCGCGGCCCCCAGCGTTCTTGACGCACCCGCCCAAATTTCTGTTCTATTGCTAGTAATGTTTCTAGCAATTCTAGCGGACTCATCTGTACTTGTAAGCTGATGCAACCATTGATGTAGTCTGGTTGTGGCGGCCCCACGGCTTTAGTTATATACCAACTGGATTTTGCTGTTAGTTGAATACCTGCAATCGCCGCTAACTCTGCTGTAGCAGCTTCTAATATTGCTAAAGAATCACCGATATTACTACCAAGAGCGATCGCACTTGCCTGTATCTTTGGTTTAAACTCTGCATCGTGCTTTGTGAATATTTCTGGGCTATTTTTTTTGTTCTCAACAGACAATATGATTTAATTTGTTGTTATTTTACAAACATTGATTACTTAAATACTATAGCACTCATGCCTATCTGACGATGGCTTCTAGCTAAAGATCCCCAACTTCTCTAAAAAATTGGGGATCATGTTGCTCAAAAATAATTGAAAACAGCTTCAAAGACTTAAAAACGGCTATTATATCAGGGTTTGACGTTATAAGAAAACAAAATTAATTAGGTCTTTATTAATTTCCTGAGGTAATTACAAGTTGAAATGTTGCTTGTTTAACATTTACTTTAAAAACATTTTTCTGTAGCAATGAATTCAGTTAATTGTTTATAGGATATTATACTAACACGAACGTCTTGCACGAAACTCTAATCTATCCCTTAAGAGTTAGTGCAGAATATTCTGCACCGAACTAATGTGGAGAAACTTAACCTCCAGGTTCAAGCAATCAGCAAATAAATTTGAGTGACTCTGACAAGGGGGAACCGCGCTTGCCACCTAGTAATCGTTACGAGCAAGAGGAAACCACAAACGAGAACTTACCGCCAACGCAGGTGGTAAGACAAAGAAAATTATTAAACCAGATAAGTGGTATAACATCTGGGATTGTTACTAGGTTTACAAGCCGTGAACGCCCAATTTATCGCCGTGTATGGTTTTGGGCGGGCTTAAGTGTAGGCGGTGGCATCATTGCCTTCAACTACTTATTAGGGGAAATTGATAAAACTTTACCTGATAAAGCGGAATTGCAAGCTGTCGTCCGTGAGCAAACAATTACCATCAAAGCTGTTGATGGCACTATATTACAACAGCAAGGCGAAGCAACCAGAGAAAAAGTCAATCTGGAGAAGATGCCTGAGATCCTCAAAAAAGCTTTTATTGCCTCCGAAGACAGCAGATTCAGTCAGCACCAAGGTATTGACCCCCAAGGGATTGTCAGAGCAGCCGTCAATAATTTGCGATCGCAAAATGTGGTAGAAGGTGGTAGCACGATTACTCAACAGTTATCACGGATTCT contains:
- the folK gene encoding 2-amino-4-hydroxy-6-hydroxymethyldihydropteridine diphosphokinase; this encodes MFTKHDAEFKPKIQASAIALGSNIGDSLAILEAATAELAAIAGIQLTAKSSWYITKAVGPPQPDYINGCISLQVQMSPLELLETLLAIEQKFGRVRQERWGPRSLDLDLLLYDDLIIDTPTLQIPHPRMQERAFVLVPLAEIAPDWLEPISGYVIRELVKKVDCSDVHLLKGS
- a CDS encoding NUDIX hydrolase — protein: MPLGRELPQLLKQRLFYKGRKFDFEVNRLRLPNKAEGEWECIRHPGGALAVPVTPEGKLVLVRQYRFAVQGRILEFPAGTLETTEDPLTTVKREIEEETGYSAQKWDKLGEFFLAPGYSDEIIYAFLARDLEKLDTPPKQDDDEDIETVLLTPEELERAILDGEPIDAKSITSFFLARPFLV